From the genome of Fusarium keratoplasticum isolate Fu6.1 chromosome 11, whole genome shotgun sequence, one region includes:
- a CDS encoding Chitin synthase — translation MAWNPYGSYTQAAQGPDDSYGDLSYDAYREPETDSSVNLDSRPTRFSREGMDPWDSLHPVPSLIVSNQTWASQDNNREEQEEINNLRYTAVVDDANDFTLKNGYDLHARRQNRHTELMVGITYYNEEKSLLCRSLHSIVTACRSIQVLKRHTFWNKGGPAWQKLVVCITIDGLRAADRGALDVLAAIGVYRHGLLRETVNDKPVRAHVFEYTTELSVTEDLKIGGLKNSQFANMTDPSPGPIQFILIIKNENYGKLNSYRWLYNSVSRILNPEVVVHLDTGTKIEPTGLISVWNKFYNDKDLGGVCGELKASTGKTWTNILNPLVAAQHFEYKIGFQLDRTFESATGYLALLPGAFSAWRQVTPDKFRGQMGKPLEDTLLGDPTVMQTRSSQRPWNLNRYLADDRVICFQVVSKAGQKWHLEYDSSIVARTDIPTSAVDFINQRRRWLNGAFFSTIYVVTHWGRMYRSGHNILRMAAFHLQLFHNILALILAWFSLAAFLLTTFTINDIAGDPPEGKPISGFPFGKATPTINAVLQIVYLAMILFQFILALGSRPKNHVVGYTVSFLMFGFIQVYMMMNLIYLTKRLIDFRLENDNGSNYAYINEYFTDLGPATIITAGISIFGVYIAVGFLALDPWHLFTSYAQFLFVSSSYVNILNIFAFSNVHDVSWGHKSKRQELPTQEPSRNYLLLAETRNRVSGASDTSLHEDIHLIDAEYEKVVIQALTPDPVVKKENGPNRNDSLLEFRTILLASYIFSNFFLCLIILNDSLKPLSFLGSSYWHKIRFFQFWLWANSVSFLLRFAGSFYYYVIRYRNKLFWRRY, via the exons ATGGCTTGGAATCCTTACGGCTCGTATACCCAGGCCGCTCAAGGGCCGGACGACTCCTATGGTGATCTGAGCTACGACGCTTATCGGGAACCGGAGACAGATAGCTCAG TTAATCTTGATAGTCGCCCGACGAGATTCTCCCGGGAGGGCATGGACCCATGGGACTCCCTCCACCCCGTTCCTTCCTTGATTGTATCAAACCAGACTTGGGCCAGTCAAGATAACAACCGGGAGGAACAAGAGGAGATTAACAACCTCAGAT ACACGGCGGTTGTAGACGATGCCAATGACTTTACACTGAAGAACGGCTACGATCTGCATGCAAGACGCCAGAACAGGCACACTGAATTAATGGTGGGCATCACCTACTACAACGAAGAGAAATCCCTCCTATGTCGAAGTCTGCACAGCATCGTGACAGCATGCCGCAGCATTCAGGTTCTCAAACGCCATACCTTCTGGAACAAGGGTGGGCCAGCTTGGCAAAAGCTCGTTGTCTGCATCACCATTGATGGGCTCAGGGCTGCCGACCGTGGAGCCTTGGATGTGCTTGCTGCTATTGGAGTTTATCGACATGGTTTGCTGAGAGAAACTGTGAATGACAAGCCTGTTCGCGCACACGTG TTCGAATACACTACGGAGCTCTCAGTGACAGAAGATCTCAAGATTGGCGGACTCAAGAATTCACAGTTTGCAAATATGACAGATCCTTCCCCCGGCCCTATCCAGTTCATCTTAATCATTAAGAACGAGAACTACGGAAAACTCAACTCTTATCGATGGCTTTACAACTCGGTTAGTAGAATACTCAACCCTGAGGTCGTTGTCCACCTCGACACGGGTACCAAGATTGAACCAACCGGGTTGATATCAGTCTGGAACAAGTTCTACAACGACAAGGATCTCGGCGGAGTGTGTGGTGAACTGAAGGCTTCTACTGGCAAGACTTGGACCAACATCTTGAACCCTTTGGTCGCGGCCCAACACTTCGAGTATAAAATCGGGTTCCAGCTCGATAGGACGTTCGAGTCAGCTACAGGATACTTGGCTCTACTTCCAGGGGCCTTCTCTGCCTGGAGGCAAGTAACCCCTGATAA GTTCCGAGGGCAGATGGGAAAGCCTCTCGAAGACACTCTTCTCGGAGACCCAACCGTAATGCAGACAAGGAGTTCTCAGAGGCCGTGGAATCTCAACAGATACTTGGCCGACGATCGTGTTATTTGCTTCCAAGTCGTTAGCAAAGCGGGTCAAAAATGGCATCTCGAGTACGACAGCTCAATCGTCGCAAGAACCGACATCCCTACGAGCGCAGTGGATTTCATAAATCAGCGCAGGAGGTGGTTGAATGGCGCGTTCTTCTCTACCATCTACGTCGTTACGCACTGGGGCCGTATGTATCGCTCTGGACACAATATTTTGAGAATGGCGGCCTTTCATCTACAGTTGTTCCACAATATCCTCGCTCTCATCCTGGCCTGGTTCTCTCTTGCAGCCTTCCTACTCACTACCTTTACCATCAACGACATTGCAGGTGATCCTCCAGAAGGCAAGCCAATTAGTGGGTTTCCGTTCGGCAAGGCTACTCCAACCATCAACGCCGTCCTCCAGATCGTCTACCTCGCCATGATTCTGTTTCAGTTtatcttggccttgggaaGCCGTCCGAAGAACCATGTCGTTGGGTACACAGTTTCATTTCTCATGTTTGGCTTTATTCAAGTCTATATGATGATGAACCTGATATATCTCACAAAACGGCTCATCGATTTCCGTCTGGAGAATGATAATGGCAGTAACTATGCCTATATCAATGAATACTTTACAGACCTGGGACCCGCGACAATCATCACAGCAGGAATATCGATATTTGGCGTGTACATTGCCGTCGGATTCTTGGCATTGGATCCATGGCATCTCTTCACTTCATACGCCCAGTTCCTGTTTGTCTCATCGTCCTAcgtcaacatcctcaacatCTTTGCCTTTAGCAACGTCCACGACGTCTCCTGGGGCCACAAAAGCAAGCGGCAAGAGCTTCCAACACAAGAACCTTCCAGGAATTACCTTCTGCTTGCTGAAACGCGAAATCGTGTTTCTGGAGCCAGCGACACAAGCCTTCACGAGGATATCCACCTCATTGACGCCGAGTATGAAAAGGTTGTTATTCAAGCCTTAACGCCAGATCCggtggtgaagaaggagaacggGCCTAACCGAAACGACTCGCTACTGGAGTTCCGAACAATCCTCCTCGCGAGCTACATCTTTTCCAACTTTTTCCTCtgtctcatcatcctcaacgaCAGCCTGAAGCCTCTGTCGTTTCTTGGTTCAAGCTACTGGCACAAGATTAGATTCTTTCAGTTCTGGCTGTGGGCCAATTCGGTCAGCTTCCTGCTCCGTTTCGCAGGGAGCTTCTATTACTACGTCATCCGGTATCGCAACAAGTTGTTTTGGCGGCGCTATTAA
- a CDS encoding Carboxylic ester hydrolase, translated as MGNTISYDTNATVIDLGPKGKIKGLQYDDKAVRYAGVPYALPPTGEHRWRKPRPLPPSYAYTGPDGSYDATSFRPPCAQGAQIHGAAPKPGSEDCLIVNIWTPVKKPEDPNKKWPVMIWIHGGWFQIGNPSQDIDMDPTELVGTSGLDAIFVAVGYRLSIFGFLATQALADENGGESAGNFGLWDQRLAIEWVYENIGSFGGDVNNITLSGRSAGAYSVEAQTLYEFRKNNKDGPAEPFHRIFMTSNAIPAQPKTIAETEGQFDEVCQYLGIDLSLSGTERLAKLRQVSQETLLAAIPNLNNHTFRPVTDDIFFHSGMVEYLRDGGFAAEFKKRGMRLLIGEVLNEDKLYAQFNAPEQGNIEALRLQTSNYYAPATTDRVIKQYKLPEDTDLDEWKAVFGNIIADGQVRAPGRFFVDNLHKHGVPVSDIWRYQIGYRLSFIPEKVAPLSYGVTHAMDKSYWNFSIHHGPTAEEKTMMSEWIGNLVAFVQNDKDFDFGTRQIEQHKIVSPDMKITVVTDDRFKELSALGGVFAQG; from the exons ATGGGAAACACTATTTCATATGATACCAACGCAACCGTCATTGACCTTGGTcccaagggcaagatcaAGGGACTCCAATACGATGACAAGGCGGTACGATATGCTGGAGTCCCGTATGCTTTGCCACCAACAGGAGAGCATCGATGGCGAAAGCCACGGCCACTACCTCCTTCGTATGCGTATACTGGGCCAGATGGATCTTATGATGCCACATCTTTTCGGCCTCCATGTGCACAGGGCGCCCAGATTCATGGCGCCGCCCCAAAGCCGGGGTCTGAGGACTGCCTCATTGTGAACATTTGGACACCGGTGAAGAAGCCGGAGGACCCAAACAAGAAATGGCCTGTGATGATTTGGATTCACGGAGGCTGGTTCCAGATAGGCAACCCATCCCAAGATATCGACATGGATCCAACTGAGCTGGTTGGGACCAGCGGGTTGGATGCCATCTTTGTTGCGGTTGGATATCGCCTCAGCATTTTTGGCTTCCTTGCGACTCAGGCCCTAGCCGATGAAAACGGAGGCGAGTCAGCTGGCAACTTTGGGCTCTGGGACCAGAGACTTGCTATCGAGTGGGTGTACGAAAACATTGGCAGCTTTGGGGGAGATGTCAACAACATCACGCTTTCTGGACGGAGTGCAGGCGCATACTCAGTCGAAGCCCAAACTCTCTACGAATTCCGAAAGAATAACAAAGATGGTCCGGCTGAGCCTTTTCACCGCATCTTTATGACGTCAAACGCGATTCCAGCACAACCTAAGACCATTGCCGAAACAGAGGGCCAGTTTGATGAAGTTTGCCAATACCTGGGGATTGACTTGAGCTTGTCGGGAACCGAGAGGCTAGCAAAGCTACGACAAGTAAGCCAGGAAACACTTCTGGCCGCTATCCCAAACCTCAACAACCATACCTTCCGTCCCGTCACCGATGACATATTCTTCCATTCCGGCATGGTTGAATACCTGAGAGACGGAGGGTTCGCCGCCGAGTTCAAGAAACGCGGAATGAGACTCCTCATTGGTGAGGTGCTGAACGAGGACAAACTTTACGCACAGTTCAACGCACCTGAACAGGGAAACATCGAAGCCTTGCGCTTGCAAACATCCAACTACTACGCCCCGGCAACAACTGACCGCGTCATCAAGCAATACAAACTGCCCGAGGACACGGATCTCGATGAATGGAAGGCCGTTTTTGGAAACATTATTGCTGATGGGCAGGTCCGCGCTCCGGGTCGATTCTTTGTGGACAATCTGCACAAGCATGGCGTTCCCGTTTCGGATATTTGGAGATATCAGATCGGCTATCGGCTTTCCTTTATTCCTGAAAAGGTCGCTCCTCTGTCGTATGGTGTGACACACGCCATGGATAAGTCTTACTGGAA CTTCTCTATTCACCATGGACCGACTGCGGAAGAGAAAACCATGATGAGTGAATGGATTGGCAATCTTGTCGCATTTGTCCAAAACGACAAGGACTTTGACTTTGGAACTCGGCAAATTGAGCAGCACAAGATTGTGTCGCCCGATATGAAGATAACTGTGGTGACTGATGATCGTTTCAAAGAGCTGAGTGCCTTGGGCGGTGTCTTTGCTCAAGGCTGA